In one window of Romboutsia hominis DNA:
- the thiD gene encoding bifunctional hydroxymethylpyrimidine kinase/phosphomethylpyrimidine kinase, which translates to MKNYKIPTLTIAGSDSSGGAGVQADLKTFSAIGTYGMSVITAITAQNTKGVFMVEDLSKEIIKKQIEVVFDDIRPKSLKIGMVSSEEIIKEIAKTLDKYKPENLVIDPVMISKSGYSLLKPEAKQSMIEYLIPMAYIITPNTPEAEEITGIKIDNVEDMKLAGQKILELGPKFVLMKGGHLDGDAVDILIGKDIFKVYKSERLYRKNTHGTGCTLSSAIAAHLALGYDICESVKRSKEYITNAIRYSFDIGSGVGPVHHFYEIENKKI; encoded by the coding sequence ATGAAAAACTACAAAATACCTACACTGACAATAGCAGGTTCAGACTCGTCTGGTGGAGCAGGTGTACAAGCTGATTTAAAAACATTTAGTGCAATAGGAACTTATGGGATGAGTGTTATAACAGCTATAACAGCCCAAAATACTAAAGGTGTATTTATGGTAGAAGATTTAAGCAAAGAGATAATTAAAAAACAAATAGAAGTTGTATTTGATGATATACGTCCAAAATCTTTAAAAATAGGTATGGTATCTAGTGAAGAAATAATAAAAGAAATAGCAAAAACTCTAGATAAATACAAACCAGAAAATCTAGTTATTGATCCGGTAATGATATCAAAGAGTGGATATTCACTACTTAAGCCAGAAGCTAAGCAAAGTATGATAGAGTATCTTATACCAATGGCCTACATAATAACACCAAATACACCAGAAGCAGAAGAAATAACAGGTATTAAAATAGACAATGTTGAGGATATGAAATTAGCAGGTCAAAAAATATTAGAATTAGGTCCGAAGTTTGTACTTATGAAGGGGGGACACTTAGACGGTGATGCTGTAGATATACTTATAGGCAAAGATATATTTAAAGTATATAAGAGTGAAAGGCTATATAGAAAAAATACGCATGGAACAGGATGTACACTATCTTCAGCAATAGCTGCACACTTAGCATTAGGATATGATATATGTGAAAGCGTAAAAAGAAGTAAGGAGTATATAACAAACGCAATAAGATATAGTTTTGATATAGGAAGTGGAGTAGGACCTGTTCATCATTTCTATGAAATAGAAAATAAGAAAATATAG
- the thiM gene encoding hydroxyethylthiazole kinase, whose protein sequence is MYSLINKVKEINPLVLHYTNEVTINDCANITLALGASPLMSFSYEEVEEIVQVASSVVINIGTMKSSNLELFLQAGKMANKYNKPVVLDPVGVFATKTRANFVKRLLNEVRFTAIKGNVAEIKYIGGFDVKGKGVDSFDDDKNIDEAIKKIANKLECVVCATGKVDSVTDGNRIIKIYNGTPKLKYITGTGCMCASLMGSYLGSSDKTLEAISMGIMTMSLCGQLADKENISIGDFKVELMNNIYDLDEEKLNKFGKVEVI, encoded by the coding sequence ATGTATAGTTTAATAAATAAAGTTAAAGAAATTAATCCATTAGTACTTCATTATACTAATGAAGTAACTATAAATGATTGTGCTAATATAACATTGGCACTAGGAGCGAGTCCTTTAATGAGTTTTTCATATGAAGAAGTAGAAGAGATTGTTCAGGTAGCAAGTTCAGTAGTTATAAATATAGGTACTATGAAATCTTCTAACTTAGAATTATTTTTACAAGCAGGTAAAATGGCCAATAAGTACAATAAACCTGTTGTACTTGACCCAGTAGGAGTATTTGCTACAAAAACTAGGGCAAATTTTGTAAAAAGATTATTAAATGAAGTAAGATTTACTGCAATAAAAGGAAATGTAGCTGAGATTAAATATATAGGTGGATTTGATGTTAAAGGCAAGGGTGTTGACTCTTTTGATGATGACAAAAATATTGATGAAGCTATAAAAAAGATTGCTAACAAATTAGAATGTGTAGTTTGTGCAACTGGAAAAGTAGATAGTGTAACTGATGGAAATAGAATAATTAAAATATATAATGGAACACCTAAGTTAAAGTATATAACTGGTACAGGGTGTATGTGTGCTAGCTTAATGGGATCATATCTTGGGAGTAGTGATAAAACTTTAGAGGCTATCTCTATGGGGATAATGACGATGAGTTTATGCGGACAGCTAGCTGATAAAGAAAATATATCTATAGGAGACTTCAAAGTTGAGCTTATGAATAATATATATGACCTAGATGAAGAAAAGCTAAATAAATTTGGAAAGGTTGAGGTTATATAA
- the tenA gene encoding thiaminase II, which produces MKFTDYLFEEVKNIWQEYLEHPFIKELGEGTLPKEKFKNYLVQDYLYLKEFGKVFAMCLIKSKTIEEMNFFSRAISASIEYETAVHVSYMNKLGVPPKIAETCKYEITTDNYTSYMQAIALKGNLREIVISTMPCNWSYNYIGHYLLDNYKETLEGNYYKEWIDMYSEGKFDENLREWLDYVNYLCRDISNEERENLKEIFIKSSLHELEFWNMAYKETKEGDLCLV; this is translated from the coding sequence ATGAAATTTACAGATTATTTATTTGAAGAAGTTAAAAATATATGGCAAGAATACTTAGAACATCCATTTATAAAAGAACTAGGAGAAGGTACTTTACCTAAAGAGAAATTTAAAAATTATTTAGTACAAGATTATTTATACCTTAAAGAATTTGGTAAAGTATTTGCAATGTGCTTAATAAAGTCAAAGACTATAGAGGAAATGAACTTTTTCAGTAGAGCCATAAGTGCATCGATAGAATATGAAACAGCAGTACATGTTAGTTATATGAACAAATTAGGAGTACCACCAAAAATAGCAGAAACATGTAAATATGAAATAACAACAGATAATTATACTAGTTATATGCAAGCTATAGCCTTAAAAGGAAATTTAAGAGAAATTGTAATCTCTACAATGCCTTGTAACTGGAGCTATAATTATATAGGACACTATCTACTAGATAATTACAAAGAGACATTAGAAGGAAATTACTACAAAGAATGGATAGATATGTACTCTGAAGGAAAATTTGACGAGAATCTAAGGGAGTGGTTAGATTATGTTAACTATTTATGTAGAGATATAAGTAATGAAGAAAGAGAAAACTTAAAAGAAATATTTATAAAATCAAGTTTACATGAATTAGAATTTTGGAATATGGCCTATAAAGAAACTAAGGAGGGAGACTTATGTCTAGTTTAA
- the thiT gene encoding energy-coupled thiamine transporter ThiT produces MSSLNNILGIVILIVSIGWFCLYLKDMKNRKLSTKEIVIIGMFSAMSYILSMIQFIKYPQGGGITLFSMLPTMLLAILYGKEVGITAGLVFALIKLISGPTIIHPAQFLLDYILPMMVLGLAGIFGRDKKFNIFAGCILATSLSVLMYIISGVLYFAQYAPKGMNPIVYSCVYNISSAGVEGLLTSILILFIPIKRFSKVLNISISQ; encoded by the coding sequence ATGTCTAGTTTAAATAATATATTAGGAATAGTTATATTAATCGTTAGTATAGGATGGTTTTGCTTGTATCTAAAAGATATGAAAAATAGAAAATTAAGCACAAAAGAAATAGTAATAATCGGTATGTTTTCAGCAATGTCTTATATACTTTCTATGATTCAATTTATAAAATATCCTCAAGGCGGGGGAATAACTTTATTTTCAATGTTACCTACAATGCTACTTGCTATACTTTACGGTAAAGAAGTTGGGATAACTGCAGGTTTAGTTTTTGCTTTAATAAAGTTAATAAGTGGACCAACAATAATACATCCAGCTCAGTTTTTATTAGATTATATACTTCCAATGATGGTACTAGGGTTAGCAGGAATATTTGGAAGAGATAAAAAATTTAATATATTTGCAGGATGCATATTAGCAACTAGCCTTAGTGTTTTAATGTATATAATATCAGGAGTATTATATTTTGCACAATATGCACCTAAAGGAATGAATCCTATAGTATATTCATGTGTATATAATATATCAAGTGCAGGTGTAGAAGGATTATTAACTAGCATATTAATATTATTTATACCTATAAAGAGGTTTAGTAAGGTTTTAAATATATCAATTAGCCAATAA